The DNA window CGGCCAACACCACCTGCGCCGGGGTCATGGTTTCCAGATGCAAGGCATCCTTGCCGAGGATGGTGGCGGCCAGCCGCAGCGGCTGCACCAGCCCGGCCCAGGTGATCGCGTCGGCCTCGCCCGCGTTCACCAGCAGCATGCGCAGCGGCCGCTGCTGGGCGAGCGTGGAAAGGTTAGCGAAGGACATCGGTGGTCGTCATGTGATTATGTTGCCTACTCTGGCGCCAGCGCGGCGGCGGGACGCTCGGTGTTCCACTGGCTGACCATCATACCGGAGATCAATAGCGCGGCGCCGAGCAGGCCGTTCCACGCCAGGGTCTCGCCCAGCCAGAAGTAGGCGAAGATCGCCGCGCAGCCCGGCTCGAAGGCGTAGATCACGGCCGCCTCGTTGGCGCTGCTGTGGCTCTGGCCCCAGGTTTGCAGCGAGATGATGGCCGCCGTCGCCACCACGCCCAGGTAGGCGATGTTGACCGCGTACGTCTCCAGTCCGGTGCGGATGTAGCTCACGTAGTTGGGCAGGTCCTCGGCCCGCTCGGCCACGCCCAGCGGCACCTCGCGCAGCAGCAGCCACACGGCCGAGCACACGGCCACCGTGACGATTTGCGACGCCGTCAGCACCATCAGCTTCTCGACCTTGCGCGTGGTCGCGGCCATCAGCACCACGTAGATGCCGAAAAACACCGCGCACAGCAGCGCCAGCGTGTCGCCGCGCCCCCAGACGAAACCGCCCTCCCAGCACAGCGCGAACAGGCCGGCCAGCGCCAGCACCAGTGCGACGACGATGCGGCGTTCCAGTATTTTGCCCATCAGCACGCCGATCAGCGGCGGCACGAGAACGTTCAGGCCGGTGACGAAGGCGTTGCGGTTGGAGGTGGTCAGCGCCAGCCCCTCGATCTGGAACACGTAGCACAGAAACAACACGCCGCCGGCCAGCACGCCCCAGCGCACATCGTTCCATTTGGCGCGCCACAGGAAGGGCAGCAGCAACAGGCTGGCGATGGCGAAGCGACTCAGCACGATCCAGCTGGCGGACAGGTAGCCGGTCATGTCCTTCATCGCCGGAAAGGTCGTGCCCCAGACCAGGGTCACGATGAGCAACGCGGCGACGCCGCGCAAGTGGTGTGGCATGGTTTTTATTGTCAACTATATTAGAAATTATTGTGGCGCATAGTGTACCCGCCCGGGCCGCAAATTGCGAACCAGCTATAATCACGGTCTATGGGTGAACGCTATCTGAAAAGTATCCGGTTGCTGGCCGAGTGCATGCAGGGCTTTGAACGGCTCTCCAGCGAACGGGCGCGCCAGAGCGGTCTGACGCATCCGCAGTTCGACATTATCGCCACGCTGGGCAACACGCCGGGCATGTCGTATAAGGAGCTGGGCGAAAAAACGCTGATCACCAAGGGCACGCTGACCGGTGTGATCGAACGGCTGGAACAAAAAGGGCTGGTGGAGCGTCAGCGCAACGACTGCGACAAGCGTTCTTTCTTTGTCCGCCTGACGGCCGACGGCGAGGCAACGTTCAACGCCGCCTTTCCCAAGATGATGGAGATGGGCAGGAACCTGTTCACGGACTATCGCGAGGAAGATCTCGCGGCCCTTGAAAAAAACCTGTCCAAGCTCAAAACTGTGATCATGGCCAGCCATCCCGGATGCCCGTCCACCCCCGACCCAACCAAGGAAAACATTTGAAAACGACTCTGCTCGAAGGCAAAAAGCCAGCCAAATTCGACAAACACATCATCGGCAACCTGCTGCTCAACGTCGACACCCCGGACGAAGTGCGCAAGGAAAAGCTGCTGATCGGCGTGCGCAACGAAGACGGCGAGATCTACCGCCTGATCGGCGCCACCAAGCACAACAGCTTTATGAACGCGATCGAGGAGCTGTTCGACCTCGGCCTGACCGACGAACTGCAGGATTCCGACGATATCGTCGAAGGCTGCGACGCCATCTTCAGCGAACAGCAGTAATCCTGCGCCCGCCCAGGCGGGCGGCGGCTGGGGGCGCGTGGCGGGTGTGGCGCGGCATGAAAGTATTTTCCGAATAAGTGCTCCATGGCAATATTCGGGAGTATAATTTTTGTGATGGACAGACTCGACGCCTTCAAAGCCATCGCCGCTCAAGCGAGCCGGGGAGAACTGACGTTCCCGACCAACGTCAACGCCTCGCTGCGGCTGCAGCAGGCGCTGAGCGATCCGGACTGCCACGTCGAAGCGGCGGCCAAACTCATCCAGGCAGACCCGTTGCTGGCCGCGCGCAGCGTCGCCATCGCCAACTCGGTCGCCTACAACCGTTCCGGCACTGAAATCTCCAGCGTGCGCGCGGCCGTCCAGCGGCTCGGCGTGCGCACCTTGCAATCGCTGGTCGCGGCGCTGATCGTGCGCCAGATCGGCAGCCAGGTCACCGAGCCCGTGCTCCAGGCCAAAATCAATCAATTGTGGGAACACACGGCGCATGTGGCCGCGCTGTCGCAGGTCATCGCGCGCCGCGTCACGCATGTCGATCCGGACACGGCGCTGTTCGCCGGCATCGTGCACGAGGTGGCCGGTTTCTACATGCTGTCGTGCGCGGGCGCGTATCCGGAGGTGATGGAAGGCGAGCCGGAGGATTGGGTCGAGCATGGCGAGGTCGAGATCGGCCGTGGCGTGCTGACCAAGCTGGGCGTGCCGGACGGCGTGTATAAATCGATCGAGGCGATGTGGCTGGGCTTGCGCGCCTTGCCGCCGGAAACCTTGGGCGACACGCTGCTGCTGGCCAATGATTTGTCGCCGGTGCACTCGCCGCTGTACCAGCGGCCCGGCGCCACCACGTTGCCCGCTGCGCGCACCATCGACTTCGTCGTCGGTGAAGGCACCTTGCATCGGATCATGGTCGAGTCGGCGCACGAGGTGCGCTCCTTGTATGCGGTGCTGATGCTTTAACCCGCCAGCCTTGCCTAGACGCTTGCTGTAACGCTTAGGGGTCGGACCCGCAGGGTCCGACCCCGCATGGCCGTGCGGGTTTAGCCAACTCTACAGGCAAAAAAAAGCCCGCTTGGTAGCGGGCAAAGTCCAAAACTAGGGATCTCCTCCAGAGGAGACAGTTCAAGAATACCCGCCCCTGCCTCGCTGCTCTGTGCGCCAATTCACATAGCGGACCTATTTCGCGATCACCATACCGGTTCGGTGTTTTTCCAGGCGTCGAGCTGCCCCACGCGCTCGTACCACGCCATGATGTTGGGATACTGCTTGACCGGCAACCGGGCCTGCTCGGTGTACATCAGCGCCGGCGCGACCGCGAAATCAGCCAGGCTGAGCTTGTCGCCGACCAGCCATTCGCGCCCGGCCAGATGGTTGTCCAGCACCGTCGCGAACTGCGCCAGCTGGATCTCGGCGCGGGCGACGACGTCCGCGTCAGGGCCACCCTGGCCGATCAGGCCCTTCCAGATCCGCTCGTACGTCAGGTAGCCGATCGCCGGCGCCCAGTGCTGGCAGGACCACAACATCCAGCGGTTGATGTCGGCGCGCACCAGGATGTTGTCAGGATACAGCGTCTGGCCCAGCGTGCGGTCGGCCAGGTATTGCATGATGGCGCACGATTCCCACAAGGTGAAGTCGCCGTCCTGCAGGACCGGCAGCTTGCAGTTGGGATTGAGCTCGGTCAACCGGCGCCGGTCGTCCGGGTTCATCAGGTTGACCTCGGTCAGATCGAGCGGCGTGCCCATGGTCTCGGCGGCCAGCATCACGCGGCGCGAGTTGGAGGAGATCGAGTGGTGGTAGAGTCGCATGGCTTGCTCCGATGAGTGGGTGGATGAGGACTTCATCGTACGGCCACCGCGCGACAGTTTTTGTCAGGAGTCTTCGGGGATCGCGTGTTCCTTGCGCCATGAGCGCAACAGGTCATGGCGGCGCGCGGGATAGCGCTCGCCCGTCGTTTGCACCTCGGCGATGCGGTCGATGCGGAAGTGGCGGAACGCCATGCGCAGCTCGCACCACGCGGCCAGCATGCGGCTGCCCTCGAAGAAGGCCAGCGCGAACGGCCACACCATGCGCTCCGACGCCGCACCCTTTTCGTCGCGGTAGCCGAGCCGCAGCCGATGCTGGTAGCGGATCGCTTCGCGCACCGGCCGCACGTGGACGTCGCTGGCCTCGGGCGCGGTTTTACCCATCGGCACCCACAGGCTGGTTTCGGCCATGTCGTCGCGCAAGTCCTTGGGCGTGGCGGTGGCGATCTTGGCCAGCGCGCTGGTGGCGGCCGCCGCCAGCCCTTCGTCGCCCTGGCGGCGCACCCAGCGCGCGCCCAGCACCAGCGCCTCGAGCTCGTCGGGGCCGAACATCAGCGGCGGCAGGAAACTGCCGGCTTTCAGCATGTAACCGACGCCGGCCTCGCCCTGCAGCGGCGCGCCAAGGCTGGACAGCGTCTGGATGTCGCGGTAGATCGTGCGTTCGGAAACGCCCAGCTGCTCGGCCAGGCGGGCGGCGGTGACGGGACGGCGGTAGCCGCGCATCGCGTCCATCAGCAGGAAAAGTCGGCCGGATCGGCTCATGTTTTGTTAGTCGTGGTCGAGCAGGAAGTTGCGCTGTGGCGCGTCCAGTGCGTGGTTGTCGGTGGCCGTTTCATCCTTGAGCGCGACGCCCGACAATTGCCGTTTGCGCGCTTCGGACAACAGATAGTGAAGCTTGAACGCTGCGTCGTCGTAGGTCAAGCCCGCCGGACGCACATTCGAGATGCAGTTACGGCTGGCGTCGGTCAATCCGGTCTTCGGCGCCCACGTCAGGTACAGGCCCATGCTGTCGGGGGAGCTCAGGCCGGGACGCTCGCCGATCAGCACCACCACGGCGCGCGCGCCGAGCAGCTCGCCCACCTCGTCGCCGACCGCCACCCGCCCCTGGCCGACGATGGCCGGCGGCGCCAATGACCAACCGTCGTCGGCCAGCCGCGCCATCAGGGTTTTGATGAAGGGAACGGCGTTTTGTTCGATGGCCAGCGCCGACAGGCCGTCGGCGATGACGATCGCCAGGTCGTAGCCGCCGGGCTCGGCCTGGCGTCGCCGCAACAGGGTTTCGCGCGAATCGTCGTCGAGGCGGCGGCCGAGGTCTGGGCGTTGCAGATAGATGTCGCGGCCGGCCGCCGCGCTGTGCAGCGGCAAGCAGCGCAGGCCGCAGGCGGCCAGCAGCGCCTCGCCGAGCGCGGCCTGGTCCAGCGCCAGGTGCACCGCGTCGCGGGCGCGCGCGTGCGCCAGCTGGAACGCCAGCTGCGGCGCGGTCGGCTGGCTGACGCCGCTGCGGCCCAGCGCGATGCGCGCGGCCGTGAAGCGCCGCAGCGACTGCCAGGGGTTGGCGGTCACCACGCCGTCGGCGGCGTCGTTGGCGGCGGGCTGGCCGACAATGATGTTGATCTCGGCATCGTCCATAGAATTCCTGTTTACGTCAAACTGGCCAGCGCGCGCTGGAACGCCACCGGCATGCCGTTGCCCAGGGTGGCGCGTTCGTCGTCGGTGAAAATGTGCATCGCCTTCAGCCACGCCTCGAATTCCGGCGCCGTCTTCAGCCCCAGCACGCGGCGCGCATACAGGGCGTCGTGGAAGGACGTGGTCTGATAGTTGAGCATGATATCGTCCGAGCCCGGAATGCCCATGACGAAGGTGCAGCCGGCCGCGCCCAGCAGGGTCAGCAGCATGTCCATATCGTCCTGGTCGGCCTCGGCGTGGTTGGTGTAGCAGACGTCGCAGCCCATCGGCAGGCCCAGCAGCTTGGCGCAGAAGTGGTCCTCCAGACCGGCGCGGATGATCTGCTTGCCGTCGTACAGATATTCGGGGCCGATGAAGCCGACCACCGAGTTCACCAGCAGCGGCTGGAACTTGCGAGCGACGGCGTAGGCGCGCGTTTCGCAGGTTTGCTGGTCGACGCCGTGGTGGGCGTTGGCCGACAGCGCGCTGCCCTGCCCCGTCTCGAAATACATGACGTTGTTGCCGACCGTGCCGCGTTGCAGCGACAGCGCGGCCTCGCGCGCCTCGTCGAGCAAGGCGATGTTGATGCCGAAGCTGGCGTTGGCCGCCTCGGTGCCGGCGATCGACTGGAACACCAGGTCGACCGGCGCGCCGCGCTCAATGGCGGCGATGGTGTTGGTGACGTGGGTGAGCACGCACGATTGGGTCGGGATGCCGTAGCGGGCAATGATTTCGTCGAGCATGGTGACGATCTTGATCACCTGCGGCACGTTGTCGGTGGCCGGGTTGATGCCAATGACGGCGTCGCCGCTGCCGTACAGCAGGCCGTCGAGCACGCTGGCGGCGATGCCGGTGGCGTCGTCGGTCGGGTGGTTGGGCTGCAGGCGCGTGGCCATGCGCCCTTCGAGGCCGATGGTGTTGCGGAAGCGGGTGACGACGCGGCATTTTTTCGCCACCAGGATCAGGTCCTGGACGCGCATGATCTTGGAGACGGCGGCGGCCATCTCGGGCGTGATGCCGGGGGAGACGGCGGCCAGGGTCGCTTCGTCGGCGGCGTCGCCGAGCAGCCAGTTGCGGAAGTCGCCCACGGTCAGGTGGGCGATGCGGGTGAAGGCGGCTTTGTCGTGGTCGTCGATGATCAGGCGCGTGACTTCGTCCTGTTCGTAGGGGATCACCAGTTCGTTGAGGAACAGCGTCAGCGGCAGGTCGGCGAGGGCCATTTGCGCGGCGACGCGCTCTTCGGCGCTGGCGGCGGCCAGCCCGGCGAGGTAGTCGCCGGAGCGGGCCGGCGTGGCTTTCGCCATCAGGTCCTTGAGGTCGCGGAACTGGTAGGTTTTGCTGCCTACCGTGTGCGAGAAGCTGCTCATTCGTGTCTCCGATGCCAATTCCAATTCCGGGTACGACATAAACACGTAGGGCGGATTAGGCGGAACGCCGTAATCGGCCATCGATGGGCCGTCGGCGACTCAACCATGGCCGATTACGCTTCGCTAATCCGCCCTACGTGTCTCCGTTGATACCGGCCATTCCAGGGTGCGATTTAAAACGTACGCGTTGCCGTTACCAACAACCGCTTCTGCACCACGTTCTTGCTGCTGCCGTCGGCGTTGAAGAAGGTCCACAGCGGCGTGCCGTTCTTGCTGGCGTCGCCGCTGTTGTACACCGCCGCCGCCGAGAACGCCCATTTGTCCATCGTCTTCGTGACGCCCGCCTTCACATCATAGAAGTTGAACTCGCTCATGTGGCGCACGTTCTGCTTGCCCGCGTGCAGGTTCAACACCAGGCCCGGCGCCAGTTCCGGATTCCAGTTCACTTCGCCATACAGGGTGCCGCGCGTGTCGACCAGCTCGCCGGTGGTGGGCTGGATCGTGAAGCCGAACCAGCGCTTGTTCAAGGACACCCAGCCGTAGGCGTTGAAGGCGCCGATGTTCACACCCAGCTTGGCCTCCTGCGTATGGTACTTGATGTCCTGGCCGCCCGTCGCGTAATGCGCGCCCGGGAACCAGTACGTGACGAGGCCGGCATCGATGACGGTGTCGGCATTCAGGCTGTAGCGGTAGCCGCCGTAGACGTCGATCTCGGCGCCGGAACCGTTGTTGTAGGCCGCGTGCGAGACGCCCGAGCCGAACAGGCCGAGGTAGAAGCCGCTCGAGTGCGTGAAGTCCAGGGTGGCCTGGATGGTCGGCTTGGCCTGCGTTTGCGAGATGCCGCGGAACAGGTAGTCGGAGACGATGGTGACGTTGCCGCTCTCGGTCCAGTCGGGAGCCGGCGCCGGCGCCGGCGCCGGATCTGCGGCCATCGCGGAACTCGAGAACAAGACGGCACACGCCAGCATGAGGATAGTTTTAGACATTGAATATGCTCCAGTGGTTAGATAGGGTCCAACGCGGCGTGCTGCTGGCGGCTGTCCTTGGTGAACAGGAAGAACACATAGCCGGCCGCAAGGAAGCCGACGAACAGCGCGAAGATCAGCGGGTTGTAATAGATCATCGTTCCCATGCAGACCACGGCGCCGGCCAGCGCGATGGCCGGGAACAGTGGATACAACGGCGCGCGGAACGGACGAACCATGTGCGGCTCGGCGCGGCGCAGCTTGAACAGGCTCAGCATGCTGATGATGTACATCGTGATGGCGCCGAACACCGACATGGTGACGATGTTGGCCGTCAAGGTCAGCCCGCCGATCT is part of the Oxalobacteraceae bacterium OTU3CAMAD1 genome and encodes:
- a CDS encoding DMT family transporter; this translates as MPHHLRGVAALLIVTLVWGTTFPAMKDMTGYLSASWIVLSRFAIASLLLLPFLWRAKWNDVRWGVLAGGVLFLCYVFQIEGLALTTSNRNAFVTGLNVLVPPLIGVLMGKILERRIVVALVLALAGLFALCWEGGFVWGRGDTLALLCAVFFGIYVVLMAATTRKVEKLMVLTASQIVTVAVCSAVWLLLREVPLGVAERAEDLPNYVSYIRTGLETYAVNIAYLGVVATAAIISLQTWGQSHSSANEAAVIYAFEPGCAAIFAYFWLGETLAWNGLLGAALLISGMMVSQWNTERPAAALAPE
- a CDS encoding MarR family transcriptional regulator, yielding MGERYLKSIRLLAECMQGFERLSSERARQSGLTHPQFDIIATLGNTPGMSYKELGEKTLITKGTLTGVIERLEQKGLVERQRNDCDKRSFFVRLTADGEATFNAAFPKMMEMGRNLFTDYREEDLAALEKNLSKLKTVIMASHPGCPSTPDPTKENI
- a CDS encoding HDOD domain-containing protein; its protein translation is MDRLDAFKAIAAQASRGELTFPTNVNASLRLQQALSDPDCHVEAAAKLIQADPLLAARSVAIANSVAYNRSGTEISSVRAAVQRLGVRTLQSLVAALIVRQIGSQVTEPVLQAKINQLWEHTAHVAALSQVIARRVTHVDPDTALFAGIVHEVAGFYMLSCAGAYPEVMEGEPEDWVEHGEVEIGRGVLTKLGVPDGVYKSIEAMWLGLRALPPETLGDTLLLANDLSPVHSPLYQRPGATTLPAARTIDFVVGEGTLHRIMVESAHEVRSLYAVLML
- a CDS encoding glutathione S-transferase family protein, translated to MRLYHHSISSNSRRVMLAAETMGTPLDLTEVNLMNPDDRRRLTELNPNCKLPVLQDGDFTLWESCAIMQYLADRTLGQTLYPDNILVRADINRWMLWSCQHWAPAIGYLTYERIWKGLIGQGGPDADVVARAEIQLAQFATVLDNHLAGREWLVGDKLSLADFAVAPALMYTEQARLPVKQYPNIMAWYERVGQLDAWKNTEPVW
- a CDS encoding YafY family transcriptional regulator, whose product is MSRSGRLFLLMDAMRGYRRPVTAARLAEQLGVSERTIYRDIQTLSSLGAPLQGEAGVGYMLKAGSFLPPLMFGPDELEALVLGARWVRRQGDEGLAAAATSALAKIATATPKDLRDDMAETSLWVPMGKTAPEASDVHVRPVREAIRYQHRLRLGYRDEKGAASERMVWPFALAFFEGSRMLAAWCELRMAFRHFRIDRIAEVQTTGERYPARRHDLLRSWRKEHAIPEDS
- the eutC gene encoding ethanolamine ammonia-lyase subunit EutC — translated: MDDAEINIIVGQPAANDAADGVVTANPWQSLRRFTAARIALGRSGVSQPTAPQLAFQLAHARARDAVHLALDQAALGEALLAACGLRCLPLHSAAAGRDIYLQRPDLGRRLDDDSRETLLRRRQAEPGGYDLAIVIADGLSALAIEQNAVPFIKTLMARLADDGWSLAPPAIVGQGRVAVGDEVGELLGARAVVVLIGERPGLSSPDSMGLYLTWAPKTGLTDASRNCISNVRPAGLTYDDAAFKLHYLLSEARKRQLSGVALKDETATDNHALDAPQRNFLLDHD
- a CDS encoding ethanolamine ammonia-lyase subunit EutB; the encoded protein is MSSFSHTVGSKTYQFRDLKDLMAKATPARSGDYLAGLAAASAEERVAAQMALADLPLTLFLNELVIPYEQDEVTRLIIDDHDKAAFTRIAHLTVGDFRNWLLGDAADEATLAAVSPGITPEMAAAVSKIMRVQDLILVAKKCRVVTRFRNTIGLEGRMATRLQPNHPTDDATGIAASVLDGLLYGSGDAVIGINPATDNVPQVIKIVTMLDEIIARYGIPTQSCVLTHVTNTIAAIERGAPVDLVFQSIAGTEAANASFGINIALLDEAREAALSLQRGTVGNNVMYFETGQGSALSANAHHGVDQQTCETRAYAVARKFQPLLVNSVVGFIGPEYLYDGKQIIRAGLEDHFCAKLLGLPMGCDVCYTNHAEADQDDMDMLLTLLGAAGCTFVMGIPGSDDIMLNYQTTSFHDALYARRVLGLKTAPEFEAWLKAMHIFTDDERATLGNGMPVAFQRALASLT
- a CDS encoding TorF family putative porin yields the protein MSKTILMLACAVLFSSSAMAADPAPAPAPAPDWTESGNVTIVSDYLFRGISQTQAKPTIQATLDFTHSSGFYLGLFGSGVSHAAYNNGSGAEIDVYGGYRYSLNADTVIDAGLVTYWFPGAHYATGGQDIKYHTQEAKLGVNIGAFNAYGWVSLNKRWFGFTIQPTTGELVDTRGTLYGEVNWNPELAPGLVLNLHAGKQNVRHMSEFNFYDVKAGVTKTMDKWAFSAAAVYNSGDASKNGTPLWTFFNADGSSKNVVQKRLLVTATRTF